The sequence AAACCCTCGCTCAGGGAATTGTTCAAAACAAAAAAGGTAAAGAGGCGATAGATATGCTTTGTGCCTGGATGATGAATACATTTGCGTTGGTAAAAGTTCCTCTTATGAATGAAGGATTTTTTGAGCATCATACTTTAGAAGACATTTTAAAAAATCAAAGAGCTGACTCAAAGGATTCGGCATTTCTGCTCCAGGCACTTTTAAAAACACAAGGAATAGAATCGTATCCTTGTGCAGTTGGGTCGTTATATAATCCTTTGCCGCTTCCAACCCTTCTTCAATTTGAAAAGATTTTTCTCTATATTCCAAAATATAAGATGTTTTTAAATCCAGAAAATCTTTTTACGATGGTGGATAATGCAGCACAGAATTGGGCAGGACGATTTGCTGTTATTGGGACTCCCCACGGAAAGGCAATTCATCTGCCTCTTTTGAAAGCGGAGAAGAACACGTATGAAAACAAAAATAGTATTGAAATCCTACCTGATGGCACAATCCAAGGAAAAAGTATTCTTAAGGCAACAGGCGCCTATAATGCTCAAATACGTGAAGGATTTTATCAGGCATCCCTTACAGGTGCAGCTTTCTACTTTTTAGAGGCAACGCGGGAAGGAGGAAAAGGAGAATTTATTCTTCCTCAAAATCCTTTAGATTTCTCTCCTCTTTTTTCTGTAAATGGACAATGGGTAAGCCCTAAAGCCTTAGCTATAGATAAAGTGGTCTGTTTTTGGGCTCCTCTTGGATTGAATATTATAACGCCTCAAAGCTTGAATGCAGATCTTACTTCGCGAAAAAGACTCTATCCTTTTAGAACCCTTCCGTCTCAGCTTAGATGGGTTTATGAAATAAAAATTCCAGAAGGGTACAAAATTTTGTCTCTTCCAAAAAATGTATCCTTAGAAAATTCTGGAGGCTTTTATAAAAGCATATACAAAAAGGAAAAGGATAAAATTTTCATCACTCAGGAATATAAGATAGAGAGAGCTAACTTTACGCCTGAAGAATATGAAAAGCTCCTTCGTCCTTTACTCAATATATTAGAGGCTGAAACGTCTGCTATTTTTGCTTTGGAAAGAGAATAATTTTCTGCATATTTCTTTATCATTTTTTTTTCTAGATCGGTCACAATAAGTCTTTCTAAAAGTTGTACCTATGATTTTTGATAATTTGTAGGAATTAAGCTTAAGAGAACGGTAAGTTAGAAGATATATTTTCTTTAAATTTTAAAAGAATTAAGACTTTTAAGTTTATAGGGTTTTTAAAATTATCTTTTTTTATCATGAATCACTTTAAGAAATTTTTTCTTCGAGAGAGATCTATATTAATGATTCTTTAGAAAGAAAATATTTTCCAGTTCGACAAAAATTAACAATACCCTCTGTTGAGGCAAGAAGAGCTTCACTTGTATTATCGAGTTGATGATTTGCTCCTTTTAAAACATGTATTTGGAGCAGTGAAGCACCTAATGTCTCTTTTTTTTCTCTTAATTCGAAAACTTCATCAAGAGGAGCTTGCTCATCAAAATCTCCATGGAGAACTAAAAAAGGTTTGGAAAGATTGGAGAGATTTTCGATAGGATTTAGAACGTGTTTTAGAGGATTGTCCCAAGAAGAATGTTGTTGAAAAAATTTTCCAATATTAAAAACGCCTCCAAGTGTAATAAATCCATCAATAGGGAGGTCTTTATAGGGAGCTTGGGTTGCAATTGAAAGCGCTGTTGTTCCATCAAAACTCGCTCCCATTAGAAAGATCTTCTCAAGTTTTAAGGCTTCTTTTGACGTATGAAGAGCTCTTATAAGGCATGCA is a genomic window of Pseudomonadota bacterium containing:
- a CDS encoding DUF3857 domain-containing protein codes for the protein MSIFKKFFLIFGVLSSLIPLSYLFARDNVLVHSYKNELQLNEDYTYVNAFVIDQTVLTKKILPHFQTWSFSFCPSSQKFEVIEAYVIHPNGEKIKVESENIFIRPTPDTEKHPFFSLYQQLSITFPQLRVGTRIYISAKLTQIKPDVHGFSFVFSPPYRTGVQNYIIDITIPKSLNLLWKLRGDFKVEDKTEGNVRHIHAYLENLPSYRKESAMPSFLDFAPVFMVSSFSSWEDIGRELFNAYNNKSPIPSSLKTLAQGIVQNKKGKEAIDMLCAWMMNTFALVKVPLMNEGFFEHHTLEDILKNQRADSKDSAFLLQALLKTQGIESYPCAVGSLYNPLPLPTLLQFEKIFLYIPKYKMFLNPENLFTMVDNAAQNWAGRFAVIGTPHGKAIHLPLLKAEKNTYENKNSIEILPDGTIQGKSILKATGAYNAQIREGFYQASLTGAAFYFLEATREGGKGEFILPQNPLDFSPLFSVNGQWVSPKALAIDKVVCFWAPLGLNIITPQSLNADLTSRKRLYPFRTLPSQLRWVYEIKIPEGYKILSLPKNVSLENSGGFYKSIYKKEKDKIFITQEYKIERANFTPEEYEKLLRPLLNILEAETSAIFALERE
- a CDS encoding prolyl oligopeptidase family serine peptidase produces the protein MFIQGGRRGMLGFGKTFRQALYNSSTSTFLEDIACLIRALHTSKEALKLEKIFLMGASFDGTTALSIATQAPYKDLPIDGFITLGGVFNIGKFFQQHSSWDNPLKHVLNPIENLSNLSKPFLVLHGDFDEQAPLDEVFELREKKETLGASLLQIHVLKGANHQLDNTSEALLASTEGIVNFCRTGKYFLSKESLI